The proteins below come from a single Limimonas halophila genomic window:
- a CDS encoding ATP-grasp domain-containing protein, with protein MTRTVAVIGLNAFNRAKLEALRGAEAITFHGILDPDELVYDVAGFDLAAALAKAETEIRAIDGGVDAIVGYMDFPVSTMLPLLCARFGTRTPTLESLLMCEHKYWSRLVQREVIPDNVPAFTAFDPFDPEALGRIGAAGIGFPFFVKPIKSSGARLGFRIDTPEDFAAAAERLRAENEVVSAPFNRILDHAELPDAVRRVNGHHCLAESIIGGHQCTVEGYVHDGEVTVYGIVDSVRYPHVISFFRYDYPSTLPERVQQRMRELAATVMRRTDVDNAPFNIEFFWDEALDRIWLLEINPRISESHCDLFEKVDGVSNQQVAIDLALGMKPRMPWREGAYTLAAKVFHRVFVADATVTRVPTQAEIDAVRARVPGTLVAVQVRERMRLSELPEQDSYSYAVAWIWLGAHSRAELLAKYRAVLDGLPFAFDEIASNAPAHPGGGDPPHA; from the coding sequence ATGACACGCACCGTGGCCGTGATCGGCCTCAACGCCTTCAACCGCGCCAAGCTGGAGGCGCTGCGCGGCGCCGAGGCAATCACCTTCCACGGCATTCTCGACCCGGACGAGCTGGTCTACGACGTGGCGGGGTTCGACCTGGCGGCCGCGCTCGCGAAGGCGGAGACCGAGATCCGGGCCATCGACGGCGGGGTGGACGCCATCGTCGGCTACATGGACTTCCCGGTGTCGACGATGCTGCCGCTTCTGTGCGCACGCTTCGGCACGCGCACGCCGACCCTGGAAAGCCTGCTGATGTGCGAGCACAAGTACTGGAGCCGGCTCGTTCAGCGCGAGGTCATCCCCGACAACGTCCCGGCCTTCACGGCCTTCGATCCCTTCGACCCGGAGGCGCTGGGCCGCATCGGCGCCGCCGGCATCGGCTTTCCCTTCTTCGTCAAGCCGATCAAGTCCTCGGGCGCACGGCTGGGCTTCCGCATCGACACGCCCGAGGATTTTGCCGCCGCCGCGGAGCGGCTGCGCGCCGAAAACGAAGTGGTCTCGGCGCCCTTCAACCGCATCCTCGATCACGCCGAGCTGCCGGACGCGGTGCGACGCGTGAACGGCCATCACTGCCTGGCGGAATCCATCATCGGCGGCCACCAATGCACGGTGGAGGGCTACGTCCACGACGGCGAGGTGACGGTCTACGGCATCGTGGATTCCGTGCGCTATCCCCACGTCATCAGCTTCTTCCGCTACGACTACCCCTCCACGCTGCCCGAGCGCGTGCAGCAACGCATGCGCGAGCTTGCGGCGACGGTCATGCGCCGCACGGACGTCGACAACGCCCCCTTCAACATCGAGTTCTTCTGGGACGAGGCGCTGGACCGCATCTGGCTGCTGGAAATCAACCCGCGCATCTCGGAATCCCACTGCGACCTCTTCGAGAAGGTGGACGGCGTCAGCAACCAGCAGGTCGCGATCGACCTGGCGCTCGGCATGAAGCCGCGCATGCCGTGGCGCGAGGGCGCCTACACGCTCGCCGCCAAGGTCTTCCACCGCGTCTTCGTCGCCGACGCCACGGTCACGCGCGTGCCCACGCAGGCGGAGATCGACGCGGTGCGCGCGCGGGTGCCCGGCACCCTCGTGGCGGTGCAGGTGCGCGAGCGCATGCGCCTGTCCGAGCTGCCCGAGCAGGACAGCTACAGCTACGCCGTCGCCTGGATCTGGCTGGGCGCGCACTCGCGCGCCGAGCTGCTCGCCAAATACCGCGCCGTGCTGGACGGCCTGCCCTTCGCGTTCGACGAAATCGCATCCAACGCGCCGGCTCACCCCGGGGGAGGCGACCCGCCCCACGCGTGA